In Pleurocapsa sp. PCC 7319, the following are encoded in one genomic region:
- a CDS encoding tetratricopeptide repeat protein, with translation MFNLLKNFLAAESETKSDSTTSLPNSSSPDSWEAQVTRADTLWEQGKLSEALAIYSLAIEKNPKSLAIQQRLAERLKHQGDLATAYEKVATSLKNQGNIEQAANYYRQAINIKALTGNTKEQLLRSSVFQSKKPPIPLASLKETAFSFQPLTNANNSLALTTSSSNTADFCSVEVEADDRGIPSFSKNLKTINSEQAMGIDWETAHVYLQKALDHLEKKEWEQTAIACKQATQIMPSMAEAYKIWGNALQRMGKTAEAMFCYTKAVEIKPNLAEVYAGIAEIYAQQQKWHQAIKHYQKAIIIRPSVEVYLSIADIWQQLGDSGKAELNKYQAQKLESSSAATFNSKPFHSNVTSKTATPSNSSGHSIAAYRRIAQKLEQQQKWQQAAQYYRKALDASLAQQVLTPVVVEDQDSIKLDSLEKIPENPHNETQQTRLINQESQRLLRPQDDVKSHQFKSPIFDTNTEKDNRRHKLDNTRQDKTNPSVTEDQLDKAIKRYHKQSKLQPNSAMIHTNLGGLYQRKGKLQHAISCYRKAIKINPRYAQAHLNLARILLRVGKQQEFIKEMQLALALQPKIGSAIDRFYLGNGLIDQGQQQQAISCYYQAILLEPRFIQPYHRLSEVLSQQGKHQEAIRYLEEIINHHPEDTESYYFLGQQLEIQQKWDGAVKAYSQVLQLEPQFPEASQKLNHALAEKLKLNQKLKKLNSKSSNQKSS, from the coding sequence ATGTTCAATTTACTCAAGAATTTTCTTGCTGCCGAATCTGAAACTAAATCTGATTCAACCACATCCCTCCCCAATTCTAGTTCCCCCGACTCCTGGGAGGCACAAGTTACTCGAGCCGATACTTTGTGGGAGCAAGGCAAACTTAGTGAGGCTTTGGCGATTTACAGTCTGGCAATCGAAAAAAACCCAAAATCATTAGCTATCCAGCAACGTTTGGCGGAACGTTTAAAACATCAAGGAGATTTAGCTACTGCTTATGAAAAAGTAGCAACAAGTTTAAAAAATCAAGGCAATATAGAACAAGCTGCCAATTATTATCGCCAAGCAATTAATATCAAAGCCTTAACTGGAAACACCAAAGAACAACTACTTAGATCGAGCGTATTCCAAAGTAAAAAACCGCCAATCCCATTAGCAAGTCTCAAAGAGACCGCATTCTCTTTTCAACCTTTAACTAATGCTAATAATAGTTTAGCGTTGACAACATCATCTTCCAATACTGCAGATTTTTGTAGTGTTGAAGTAGAAGCTGATGATAGAGGCATTCCCTCATTTTCTAAAAATCTCAAAACAATCAATTCTGAGCAAGCCATGGGAATTGATTGGGAGACCGCACATGTTTACTTGCAAAAAGCTTTAGATCATTTAGAAAAGAAAGAATGGGAACAGACAGCGATCGCTTGTAAACAGGCGACGCAAATTATGCCCAGTATGGCAGAAGCTTACAAAATTTGGGGCAATGCACTACAGCGCATGGGCAAAACAGCAGAAGCAATGTTTTGCTATACCAAAGCAGTAGAAATCAAACCCAACTTGGCTGAAGTATACGCGGGAATTGCTGAGATTTATGCTCAGCAACAGAAGTGGCATCAGGCAATTAAACACTATCAAAAAGCTATCATCATTAGACCAAGCGTTGAAGTGTATCTTAGTATTGCTGATATTTGGCAGCAGCTGGGAGATTCGGGAAAAGCGGAGTTAAATAAGTATCAGGCGCAGAAGTTAGAATCTTCTTCAGCAGCAACATTCAATTCCAAACCTTTTCACAGTAACGTTACTTCAAAAACTGCCACTCCATCCAATTCTTCCGGTCATTCTATTGCGGCATATCGTCGCATAGCTCAAAAGTTGGAACAGCAACAAAAATGGCAGCAGGCAGCACAGTACTATCGCAAGGCGTTAGATGCTAGTCTAGCTCAACAAGTGCTGACCCCTGTTGTAGTCGAGGACCAAGACTCAATCAAATTAGATTCTCTAGAAAAAATACCAGAAAACCCCCATAATGAGACTCAGCAAACAAGATTGATAAATCAGGAAAGTCAGAGATTACTCCGCCCTCAAGACGACGTAAAATCTCATCAATTTAAGTCGCCAATTTTCGACACCAACACCGAAAAAGATAACAGACGACATAAATTGGATAATACTCGTCAAGACAAGACTAACCCGTCTGTAACCGAAGATCAATTAGACAAAGCAATTAAGCGTTATCATAAGCAGTCAAAACTGCAACCCAACTCAGCTATGATTCATACCAATCTGGGAGGGCTATATCAGAGAAAAGGTAAATTGCAGCATGCGATCTCCTGTTATCGTAAAGCAATTAAAATTAATCCACGCTATGCCCAAGCTCATTTAAATTTAGCCAGAATTCTGTTAAGAGTTGGTAAACAGCAAGAATTTATTAAAGAAATGCAGTTGGCTTTGGCTTTGCAACCTAAGATTGGTTCAGCGATTGATCGTTTCTACTTGGGCAATGGTCTTATCGATCAAGGTCAACAGCAACAAGCTATTAGCTGTTACTATCAGGCAATTCTTCTAGAGCCTAGATTTATTCAACCATACCATCGATTAAGCGAAGTTTTAAGCCAGCAGGGAAAACATCAGGAAGCGATTAGGTATCTGGAAGAAATAATCAATCATCATCCGGAAGATACAGAATCATATTATTTCTTAGGTCAACAATTAGAAATTCAGCAAAAATGGGACGGTGCGGTCAAGGCATACAGCCAAGTTCTTCAATTAGAGCCACAATTTCCCGAAGCATCTCAAAAGCTCAATCATGCCTTGGCAGAAAAACTTAAACTTAACCAGAAATTAAAGAAATTAAACAGTAAATCATCTAACCAAAAGTCAAGCTAA
- a CDS encoding ribonucleotide-diphosphate reductase subunit beta — protein sequence MSANPIFNPGGDDRVENRSIWFGNTTNLMQLNDVRYSWAIGLYQQMRENFWIPQKLDLTQDVTDYWNLTTEERRAYDGILSYLTFLDSVQTCNIPHIKSCVTAPEVSVCMAEQISQEGMHNQSYQYIIETVIPSDRRRTVYDFWRTDKVLADRCEFIASIYQKYVDCPTPENYFVSLLADYLLEGIYFYNGFIYFYNLASRMLMPGSADIFKMINRDELSHVRLYQKLLPEAMQLFPHSLEQIYEMFDTAVEHECRWTNHIVGDSVLGITETSTEQYTKYMANMRLRSIGLEILYPDEQYKKSPYKHLERFSDTKKAGHTKANFFEAGVTSYVMSSGVSGWDEI from the coding sequence ATGTCTGCCAATCCTATTTTTAATCCTGGTGGAGATGATCGGGTGGAAAATCGCTCTATTTGGTTTGGCAATACAACCAATTTAATGCAGTTGAATGACGTGCGATACTCTTGGGCAATTGGCTTATATCAACAAATGCGAGAAAACTTTTGGATTCCCCAAAAGCTAGATTTAACCCAAGACGTAACTGATTACTGGAATCTAACCACAGAAGAGCGTCGTGCTTATGATGGAATTCTGAGCTATTTAACTTTTTTAGATTCAGTCCAGACCTGTAATATTCCTCATATTAAAAGCTGTGTGACTGCTCCAGAGGTAAGCGTATGTATGGCAGAGCAAATCTCTCAGGAGGGAATGCACAATCAAAGCTATCAATATATTATCGAAACTGTAATACCAAGCGATCGCCGCCGCACTGTGTACGATTTTTGGCGTACAGATAAAGTTTTGGCAGATCGTTGTGAATTTATTGCTTCTATCTATCAAAAATATGTCGATTGTCCTACTCCAGAAAATTATTTTGTTTCTTTGTTGGCTGATTACCTCTTAGAAGGAATATATTTTTACAATGGTTTTATCTATTTTTATAATTTAGCCTCACGGATGTTGATGCCTGGTAGTGCCGATATTTTTAAGATGATTAACCGTGATGAATTAAGTCATGTCCGACTTTATCAAAAACTACTACCAGAAGCGATGCAGTTATTCCCTCATTCCTTAGAACAAATCTATGAAATGTTTGACACTGCTGTTGAACATGAATGCCGTTGGACAAATCATATTGTAGGGGATAGCGTTTTGGGTATTACCGAAACTAGTACAGAACAATACACTAAGTACATGGCTAATATGCGTTTACGTTCAATTGGGTTAGAGATACTCTATCCAGATGAACAATATAAGAAAAGCCCTTATAAACACTTAGAAAGATTTTCGGATACTAAAAAAGCTGGTCATACCAAAGCCAACTTTTTTGAAGCAGGAGTAACCAGCTATGTCATGTCTTCTGGAGTCAGTGGTTGGGATGAGATTTAG
- a CDS encoding M23 family metallopeptidase — MKVRSILLGLLIAGITPIDLAEAIIPRNQKISSPETSSIVTSSNITDSCKASEESCLDLVVGKTPEIDSDLWLHKIANVLLPSDVGSDCRQRLIFSKPTSSSCVFSWKRWLHLKSENTPSIESLTPVASSHPDNYIQPTTPLSPQPKFPKVSRSNLIVSFPQENSSFLPENTKLTNPAPETRRIASPFGWRRRPYSNQLQFHQGIDYGAPLGSPVVAVGNGIVTKVVSGCLDFGSLACGGQLGNWIEIDHGNGEIATYGHLKYSSITVKEGMKVWKNQAIAQVGSSGWSTGAHLDFRLKVNGKHEDPAKYIAAINHQNTNQIKN, encoded by the coding sequence ATGAAAGTGAGGAGCATATTACTAGGACTACTAATAGCAGGAATAACTCCAATTGACCTGGCTGAAGCAATCATTCCCCGCAATCAAAAAATATCGAGTCCCGAAACTTCCTCAATAGTCACCAGTAGTAATATTACTGATTCTTGTAAAGCATCTGAAGAAAGCTGTCTCGATCTAGTAGTCGGTAAAACGCCAGAAATTGATTCAGATTTATGGTTACACAAAATAGCTAACGTCTTGCTGCCAAGCGATGTGGGTTCAGATTGTAGGCAGCGTTTAATATTTAGCAAGCCAACCTCTTCAAGCTGCGTGTTTTCTTGGAAAAGATGGCTTCACTTGAAGTCTGAAAATACACCCTCGATAGAATCACTTACTCCTGTAGCTAGTAGTCATCCTGACAATTATATTCAACCAACTACCCCTCTATCTCCACAACCTAAATTTCCCAAAGTTTCGCGTAGCAACTTGATTGTCTCGTTTCCCCAAGAAAATAGTTCTTTTTTACCTGAAAATACAAAGCTGACCAATCCTGCACCAGAAACCAGAAGGATTGCCAGCCCTTTTGGTTGGCGTCGAAGACCATACAGTAATCAGTTACAGTTTCATCAAGGAATTGATTACGGTGCGCCATTAGGTTCCCCTGTAGTGGCAGTCGGTAATGGAATTGTGACTAAAGTTGTTTCTGGATGTCTGGACTTTGGTAGTCTCGCTTGTGGAGGACAGTTAGGAAACTGGATTGAAATAGATCATGGTAATGGTGAGATAGCTACCTACGGTCATTTAAAATATAGTTCGATTACCGTTAAGGAAGGGATGAAAGTCTGGAAAAATCAAGCGATCGCCCAAGTCGGTAGCTCAGGTTGGTCAACTGGAGCTCATCTTGATTTTCGGCTGAAAGTTAATGGTAAACACGAAGATCCTGCCAAATATATTGCGGCAATCAATCATCAGAATACTAATCAAATCAAGAATTAA